A window from Flavobacterium gyeonganense encodes these proteins:
- a CDS encoding SusC/RagA family TonB-linked outer membrane protein has protein sequence MKKIYALLILALGCMSHSYSQESVSGIVVSDLEKNPVPGVSVYIKGEPKGAVTTDFDGNFKIKVQQNEGILVFSYVGFKTKEVTYSGTQKLTVSMTEEVSTLNEVVVVGYGSQKRSDVTGAISSLKSENFNKGVIANTGQLLQGKVAGVNVTAASGEPGANQDIIIRGVGSLRSGTTPLYVVDGFALDNTNNGVASNPLNFINPQDIESIDILKDASAAAIYGSRAANGVIVITTKKGAKGNAKINLSMTTGFSTLANKVDVFSADEFRKQVAAVNGSLKDGGANTDWQDELTRTGISQNINLSMSGGTEKSTYAASLGIDNQEGIFEKSDLKRYSGRLNLNQKALNDKFNVAFNMTATKLENSRPDIRNIVGSMLTMNPTDAVYVNGEPNINLSNNVLNPLINQRIYSDETNNNRILANIAPSYEFIKGLIYKFNLGVDYSMSERDIQQIPYALYADKKPGTLNNIITTNNNVLYENTLTYNFSVKAHSFTVLAGQSYQKIQVNQKNYNFEGFADNGIEPKNQLETIVKSTGHSSSAVENELQSFFGRLNYGYENKYLLTATMRADGSSKFGKNNRYGYFPSVALGWNITNEDFLKESEVVNNLKLRASWGQTGVQEIPSKITKASYTESNSGNNTYPLDPSATDLGGYPYGSVFTRLANPNIQWEVSTQTNIGLDFSLFNNRLSGTVDYFNKISESILLEVTPVDPIQPAKTYWTNIPNMEIKNNGIELALDYSSDKTKDFSYSIGGNISFTDNKVENSPYKILTTGGAQGGGQSGATINGALNGYSIGSFYMQKFIGIGADGRSQYQDTNPDGEIKDDDRIVAGSALPDYIYAFYLNFKYKNFDLGLNFNGAGGNKIYNHVAMTSFNRGQLANSFNTTDRASEFSDEATINSNTVSTRYLEDGSFLRLNNATLGYNLNPKMIGLDNVMDNIRFSVTGQNLFVITKYSGYDPEINTGTSVNEIQSFGIDYFSYPRSRTISFGLNATF, from the coding sequence ATGAAAAAAATTTATGCATTATTAATTCTTGCTTTAGGATGTATGTCGCATTCATACTCGCAGGAATCAGTATCAGGAATTGTCGTTTCTGATCTTGAAAAGAACCCTGTTCCAGGAGTCTCTGTGTATATTAAAGGAGAACCAAAAGGAGCCGTTACAACAGATTTTGACGGAAACTTTAAAATTAAAGTACAGCAAAATGAAGGTATTTTAGTTTTCTCTTATGTTGGATTTAAAACCAAAGAAGTTACTTATTCAGGAACTCAAAAATTAACTGTATCCATGACCGAAGAAGTTAGTACTTTAAACGAAGTAGTAGTGGTAGGGTATGGTTCTCAGAAAAGATCTGATGTTACAGGAGCAATTTCTTCACTAAAAAGTGAAAACTTCAATAAAGGGGTAATAGCCAATACAGGACAATTACTTCAGGGTAAAGTTGCCGGTGTAAACGTTACTGCTGCTAGTGGTGAGCCGGGCGCTAACCAGGATATTATTATCCGCGGAGTTGGAAGTTTACGTTCAGGAACGACACCGCTTTATGTTGTAGATGGATTTGCTTTGGATAATACGAATAATGGTGTGGCTTCAAATCCGTTGAATTTCATCAATCCACAGGATATCGAAAGTATTGATATTCTTAAAGACGCATCTGCTGCTGCTATTTATGGTTCGAGAGCTGCAAATGGTGTAATTGTAATTACAACTAAAAAAGGTGCGAAAGGTAATGCTAAAATTAACCTTTCTATGACCACAGGATTTTCAACATTAGCTAATAAAGTAGATGTATTTAGTGCTGATGAATTTAGAAAACAGGTTGCTGCTGTAAATGGGAGCCTGAAAGACGGTGGAGCAAATACAGACTGGCAGGATGAATTAACAAGAACGGGTATTTCTCAAAACATAAATTTATCTATGAGCGGAGGAACTGAAAAGTCAACTTATGCAGCATCTTTAGGAATAGATAATCAGGAAGGTATTTTCGAAAAAAGTGATTTAAAACGCTACTCAGGACGTTTAAACTTAAATCAAAAGGCACTAAACGATAAGTTTAATGTAGCTTTTAATATGACAGCAACTAAACTTGAAAATTCGAGACCGGATATTAGAAATATTGTAGGTAGTATGTTGACAATGAATCCAACTGATGCAGTTTATGTAAATGGAGAACCAAATATTAATTTGAGCAACAATGTTCTGAATCCTTTAATCAATCAGAGGATTTACTCTGATGAGACAAACAACAATCGTATTTTAGCGAATATTGCACCATCTTACGAATTCATAAAAGGATTAATTTATAAATTCAATCTTGGAGTTGATTATTCCATGTCTGAAAGAGATATACAACAAATACCATATGCATTGTATGCTGATAAAAAACCAGGGACTTTGAACAATATTATTACTACTAATAATAATGTTTTGTATGAAAATACTTTGACCTATAATTTTAGTGTAAAGGCTCATAGTTTTACCGTTTTAGCGGGACAGTCTTACCAGAAAATACAAGTAAATCAAAAGAATTATAATTTTGAAGGATTTGCCGATAATGGAATAGAACCAAAAAATCAGCTAGAGACAATTGTCAAATCTACAGGTCATAGTTCATCTGCAGTAGAAAATGAGCTTCAGTCTTTCTTCGGAAGATTAAACTACGGTTACGAAAATAAATACTTACTTACAGCCACGATGCGTGCTGACGGATCTTCTAAATTTGGTAAAAACAACAGATACGGTTATTTCCCGTCTGTTGCATTAGGATGGAACATTACAAATGAAGATTTTTTAAAAGAATCTGAAGTTGTTAATAACCTTAAACTAAGAGCAAGCTGGGGTCAGACTGGAGTCCAGGAAATTCCTTCTAAAATAACCAAAGCAAGTTATACAGAAAGTAACTCTGGAAATAATACCTATCCTTTAGATCCTTCTGCAACAGATTTAGGTGGATATCCTTATGGTTCAGTTTTTACCCGTCTGGCTAATCCGAATATTCAGTGGGAGGTTTCAACACAAACCAATATAGGTCTGGATTTTAGTTTATTCAATAATAGATTATCAGGTACTGTTGACTATTTTAACAAGATTTCGGAAAGTATTTTATTAGAAGTGACACCTGTAGATCCTATTCAGCCTGCAAAAACGTATTGGACTAACATTCCTAATATGGAGATCAAAAATAATGGTATTGAATTAGCTTTGGATTATAGTAGTGACAAAACTAAAGATTTCTCCTACAGTATTGGTGGAAATATATCATTTACCGATAACAAAGTAGAAAATTCTCCTTATAAAATATTAACAACAGGAGGAGCACAGGGAGGTGGTCAATCCGGAGCAACAATAAACGGAGCGCTTAATGGATATTCTATTGGTTCTTTTTATATGCAAAAATTCATAGGAATCGGTGCTGATGGTCGTAGCCAATATCAAGATACAAATCCAGACGGAGAGATTAAGGATGATGATCGTATCGTGGCAGGAAGTGCATTACCAGATTATATTTATGCTTTTTATCTAAACTTTAAATATAAAAATTTTGATTTAGGTTTAAATTTTAATGGTGCTGGTGGAAATAAAATTTACAACCACGTTGCAATGACTTCGTTCAATAGAGGTCAGCTTGCAAATTCTTTTAACACTACAGACAGGGCATCGGAATTTTCAGACGAAGCTACTATTAATTCGAATACTGTTTCTACCAGATATTTGGAAGATGGAAGTTTCTTAAGATTAAATAATGCAACCCTTGGATATAATTTAAATCCAAAAATGATTGGACTGGATAATGTGATGGATAACATACGTTTTTCGGTAACGGGACAAAACTTATTTGTGATTACAAAGTACAGTGGATATGACCCTGAAATAAACACTGGGACTTCAGTGAACGAAATTCAGTCTTTTGGAATTGATTACTTCAGCTATCCTAGAAGCAGAACCATTTCATTTGGTCTAAATGCAACATTTTAA
- a CDS encoding helix-turn-helix domain-containing protein, with product MLAEFQEPITKIIEISSSFKEDNGLQKALLLQSGKLVNLISEWNYLEHIKDLGPIKKTVIDLFPVLKNNVEKLKKDLQTNQVNFNCEIENTTFFAEADVLRLKLSLQYFFNDFCKYSDQNSALRVVIALSDNLLKIKVASDSIILKNNWNNILSYSPYFNALQVLLQDLKGELIPSSEEQFQIALHIPVEVIDSGMCIKQTISWKNFNYQDYFSSDKKYLLVFGDSYNNPAAYQVLENENYNLIFENSISNLNAVLKQIDISALVFYQASFTKELISFLKLKPNIKIPIIYISEHINYEMDEQLLEMGIETHIKLPVGSSFIKKKIDSLINQNEEPFREYKMQEKIFEILTEDSDHITSNEKLLKRALDIIKEELQNPSFNVEMLVDQLGISRVKCYRLFKETLNQSPSDMLMSLRLQKAEFLLKTKKLNISEVSFECGYNDPKYFGRSFKKYFGKSPKEYKEYSA from the coding sequence ATGCTGGCCGAATTTCAGGAGCCAATAACAAAGATAATTGAAATTTCGAGTTCATTTAAGGAGGATAATGGACTCCAAAAGGCTTTACTTTTGCAATCAGGAAAACTGGTGAACCTGATATCTGAATGGAATTACCTTGAACATATTAAAGATCTTGGTCCAATAAAAAAAACAGTCATTGATCTTTTTCCTGTCTTAAAAAACAATGTTGAAAAACTAAAAAAGGATCTGCAGACAAATCAGGTAAATTTTAATTGCGAAATAGAAAATACTACTTTCTTCGCTGAAGCAGATGTTCTAAGGTTAAAATTGTCATTACAGTATTTTTTTAATGATTTCTGTAAATATTCGGATCAGAACAGCGCCTTGCGTGTTGTTATTGCTTTGAGTGATAATTTATTAAAAATTAAGGTTGCTTCAGATAGTATTATACTGAAAAACAATTGGAACAACATTCTGAGTTACAGTCCGTATTTTAACGCTTTACAGGTTTTATTGCAGGACCTGAAAGGCGAACTTATTCCTTCTTCAGAAGAACAATTTCAAATAGCATTGCACATTCCGGTAGAAGTTATTGATTCAGGAATGTGCATAAAACAAACAATTTCCTGGAAAAATTTTAATTATCAGGATTATTTTTCTTCTGACAAAAAGTATCTTTTGGTTTTTGGAGATTCCTATAATAATCCCGCGGCCTATCAGGTATTGGAAAACGAAAACTATAACCTGATTTTTGAAAATTCTATTTCTAATCTGAATGCGGTATTAAAACAAATAGATATTTCAGCTCTGGTTTTCTATCAGGCTTCATTTACTAAAGAACTTATTAGTTTTTTAAAACTAAAACCGAATATAAAAATTCCCATTATTTATATCTCAGAGCATATCAATTATGAAATGGATGAGCAGTTACTGGAAATGGGCATAGAAACCCATATAAAATTACCTGTGGGTTCGTCCTTTATCAAAAAGAAGATTGACAGTCTCATTAATCAAAATGAAGAGCCTTTCAGAGAATATAAAATGCAGGAAAAAATATTTGAAATCCTGACAGAAGACAGTGACCATATTACTTCAAATGAAAAACTTTTAAAAAGAGCGTTAGATATTATTAAAGAAGAACTACAGAACCCTTCATTTAATGTAGAAATGCTTGTAGATCAATTGGGAATTTCGAGAGTTAAATGCTATCGCCTGTTTAAAGAAACCCTGAATCAGTCACCTTCTGATATGCTAATGTCACTTCGATTACAAAAAGCTGAATTTTTACTAAAAACAAAGAAATTAAATATCTCCGAAGTGAGTTTTGAGTGCGGTTATAACGATCCAAAATACTTTGGACGCTCTTTCAAAAAATATTTTGGTAAAAGTCCGAAGGAGTATAAAGAATATTCAGCTTAG
- a CDS encoding ferritin-like domain-containing protein — MKTTETKKTSTKKTPAKQTESKGRTIKAKSDAAEGLRELFIDSLKDIYWAEKALTKALPRMAKNATSENLIIAINEHLTVTEGQVERLEQVFEILGEKASAKKCDAMEGLIKEGESIMEETQEGAVRDAGIISASQKIEHYEIASYGTLAAFALTLNEEEAAALLQQTLEEEKDADTILTEAAYNTINFDASEDEDIKDEA; from the coding sequence ATGAAAACTACAGAAACAAAAAAAACAAGCACAAAAAAAACACCTGCAAAACAAACCGAGTCGAAAGGCAGAACGATAAAAGCTAAATCTGATGCTGCAGAAGGATTAAGAGAATTATTTATAGATTCATTAAAAGATATTTACTGGGCTGAGAAAGCTTTAACAAAAGCACTTCCAAGAATGGCTAAAAATGCTACTTCAGAAAATCTTATTATAGCTATAAATGAACACTTAACCGTTACTGAAGGGCAAGTTGAAAGACTGGAGCAGGTTTTTGAAATTTTAGGAGAAAAAGCCTCGGCAAAAAAATGTGATGCGATGGAAGGTCTGATAAAAGAGGGTGAAAGTATAATGGAGGAAACACAAGAAGGAGCGGTTCGCGATGCAGGAATCATCAGTGCTTCGCAAAAAATCGAACATTATGAAATTGCTTCTTACGGCACTCTTGCCGCATTTGCTTTGACATTAAATGAAGAAGAAGCCGCAGCTTTATTACAACAGACATTAGAAGAAGAAAAAGATGCAGATACAATTCTCACAGAAGCTGCTTACAATACAATTAATTTTGATGCTTCTGAGGACGAAGATATAAAAGATGAAGCATAA
- a CDS encoding sensor histidine kinase, producing MRIYFSIFLIWLQFFCFGQNSFQSLKQDLEQKIVYSDFKTALAIINKNRENYGDLKRNDLDVIKTKILTEFGLYDEAFKLSQNLLANSEITDEQKLKIHVERALIYEINDNDKSCLSELNKAEAILLKHPEFKIKNYTNFLIRKSSYYRVNGFSKKAYKLALQAKKYAESVNDKVNMPVVELILGIGNRRTNPEAELQHYNRALHLYKKLNHYQAVIATYENLSYFYFSKGEYKMANTFIDSAIAISSKSNVLNYKADVFQTKSDILEKQNKTDSALYYYKIAAELYRQYNGEQRDLKIKELEIEYNFDKERSEKQLLKKDIKITRILNTTLFIVVLILAFFTWQIRKNKRKIEIQKQKISENNIALKTNVEEKQFLVQELNHRVKNNLAVILSLIDFQKDQAKNKNYKTIFDDLHQRIKTITIAHEFYSYSVNHNDNDLIEASDYVNKIIESHQNSALRAFRYINDIESVYLNVDKILSLGLLINELVTNSIKHANSGDERLVIHFELKKTANEIQLNYSDNGTVFCFENENNSLGLLIIEGMVKQLKGNYTREKANYKIVFPYVRL from the coding sequence GTGAGAATTTATTTCAGCATATTTCTGATTTGGTTACAGTTTTTTTGTTTTGGTCAAAATTCTTTTCAGTCACTGAAACAGGATCTTGAGCAGAAAATAGTGTATTCTGATTTTAAAACCGCTTTAGCTATCATTAACAAAAACAGGGAAAATTATGGAGATTTGAAAAGAAACGATCTGGATGTTATAAAAACAAAAATTTTAACTGAATTCGGACTTTATGATGAAGCCTTTAAACTTTCTCAAAATCTTTTAGCCAATTCTGAAATTACAGATGAGCAAAAACTTAAAATTCATGTAGAAAGAGCACTCATTTATGAAATTAATGATAATGATAAATCGTGTTTGTCAGAATTGAATAAAGCAGAAGCAATACTTTTAAAACACCCGGAATTTAAGATTAAAAATTACACGAATTTCCTCATCCGAAAATCTTCTTATTACAGGGTAAATGGGTTTTCAAAAAAAGCATATAAGCTTGCTCTTCAGGCAAAAAAGTATGCAGAGTCTGTCAACGACAAAGTGAATATGCCAGTGGTAGAACTCATCTTAGGAATTGGTAACCGAAGAACAAATCCGGAAGCAGAATTACAACATTACAATCGTGCACTTCATCTGTATAAAAAGCTTAATCATTATCAGGCGGTTATTGCAACTTATGAAAATCTGAGCTATTTTTATTTTTCAAAAGGTGAATATAAAATGGCCAATACTTTTATAGATTCGGCTATTGCTATCTCATCAAAATCAAATGTTTTGAATTATAAGGCTGATGTTTTTCAGACCAAGAGCGATATTTTAGAAAAACAAAACAAAACAGATTCAGCCTTATATTATTATAAAATTGCTGCTGAATTATACAGACAATACAATGGTGAACAGCGTGACCTAAAAATTAAGGAACTTGAAATCGAATATAATTTTGATAAGGAAAGATCTGAAAAACAATTACTTAAAAAAGATATCAAAATTACGAGAATACTAAATACAACACTATTTATTGTGGTTCTCATCTTAGCTTTTTTTACATGGCAAATCAGGAAAAACAAAAGAAAAATCGAAATCCAGAAACAAAAAATATCTGAGAACAACATTGCACTTAAAACAAATGTCGAAGAGAAACAATTTCTTGTTCAGGAGTTGAATCACCGTGTCAAAAACAACTTGGCAGTTATTTTAAGTCTGATCGATTTTCAAAAAGACCAGGCAAAAAATAAAAATTACAAAACTATATTTGACGACCTCCATCAGCGTATTAAAACAATAACCATTGCACACGAATTTTATTCGTACAGTGTGAATCATAATGACAATGATTTGATTGAAGCTTCGGATTATGTCAATAAGATCATTGAATCTCATCAAAACAGTGCATTAAGAGCGTTCAGATATATAAATGATATTGAGTCAGTTTATTTGAATGTAGATAAAATTCTATCGCTTGGACTGCTTATAAATGAATTGGTTACAAACTCTATAAAGCATGCCAACTCAGGAGATGAACGGCTCGTTATACATTTTGAACTTAAAAAAACAGCTAATGAAATTCAATTAAATTATTCAGATAACGGAACAGTTTTCTGTTTTGAAAATGAGAACAACTCTTTGGGACTTTTGATTATTGAAGGAATGGTCAAACAATTAAAAGGAAATTATACCAGAGAAAAAGCCAACTATAAAATCGTATTTCCCTATGTCAGATTATAA
- a CDS encoding response regulator transcription factor, whose product MSDYNRRILIVEDEVLIAFSIKKMLDKDFFSEIAHDYEEARILLSHKPFDLVLIDISLSGHKTGLDLANFINTNISIPFIFTTALTDPGTLEKITNLRPSAYLSKPVESVNLITAIKLALANEDTIFKIEIGKQIYYFQAKDFLFAEADHVYVEIHLKSGKNQILRTTMTYLEEVFPSKHFKRINRSVGVNPYHISKIVNDKLFIEDRVFKISKKF is encoded by the coding sequence ATGTCAGATTATAACAGAAGGATATTGATTGTAGAAGACGAAGTTTTAATCGCATTCTCAATAAAGAAAATGCTGGATAAAGATTTCTTTTCTGAAATTGCTCATGACTATGAAGAAGCCAGAATTCTCCTGTCGCATAAACCCTTTGATCTTGTTCTGATTGATATTTCTCTTTCCGGACACAAAACAGGTCTTGATTTGGCTAATTTTATCAATACAAATATTTCTATCCCTTTTATTTTTACTACAGCACTTACAGATCCGGGTACTCTGGAAAAAATAACGAATTTAAGGCCTTCTGCCTATCTTTCTAAACCTGTCGAAAGCGTTAACCTGATTACTGCTATAAAGCTCGCTTTGGCGAATGAAGACACGATTTTTAAAATTGAGATTGGAAAACAAATCTATTATTTTCAGGCAAAAGATTTTCTCTTTGCCGAAGCTGATCATGTATATGTTGAAATACATTTAAAATCGGGTAAGAATCAGATTCTGAGAACAACGATGACGTACCTTGAAGAAGTTTTTCCTTCTAAACATTTTAAAAGAATCAACCGCAGTGTTGGCGTAAACCCTTATCATATCTCAAAAATTGTAAACGATAAGTTATTTATAGAAGATCGGGTTTTTAAAATTTCTAAAAAATTTTGA
- a CDS encoding phosphatidylinositol-specific phospholipase C domain-containing protein, which translates to MSDFSKNWMSYLDGNKKLTELTIPGTHDTCTYYVGGLYQCQTMNFETQFKSGVRFWDIRLKVKKGKIYAYHGDKYLDITFDNILTTSSILLQQFPSECIVMSISHEQNQDNVELYEKLWPIIENLNYWYKEDRIPKISEVRGKIVLIRRFIAPGGLGFPVGINTYGSWPDNSTERWENSAGIKFTVQDEYKGYLSVNMKKNLIVM; encoded by the coding sequence ATGAGTGATTTTTCAAAAAATTGGATGAGCTATCTCGATGGCAACAAAAAACTGACAGAACTTACCATTCCCGGTACACATGATACTTGTACTTACTATGTTGGAGGTTTATATCAATGTCAAACAATGAACTTTGAGACTCAATTTAAAAGTGGAGTTCGATTCTGGGATATTAGACTAAAAGTAAAAAAAGGCAAAATTTACGCATACCATGGTGATAAATATTTGGATATTACTTTTGATAATATACTAACAACCAGTTCTATTTTATTACAACAATTTCCATCAGAATGTATTGTAATGTCTATTTCACACGAGCAAAATCAAGATAATGTGGAGTTATATGAAAAACTTTGGCCAATCATTGAAAACTTAAACTATTGGTATAAAGAAGACCGAATCCCTAAAATTTCTGAAGTGCGTGGGAAAATAGTCCTTATTCGTCGCTTTATCGCACCAGGTGGATTAGGTTTTCCTGTAGGAATTAATACTTATGGCAGCTGGCCAGATAACAGCACTGAAAGATGGGAAAATAGTGCGGGCATAAAGTTTACAGTTCAGGATGAATACAAAGGATATCTATCAGTAAATATGAAAAAAAATTTGATAGTTATGTAG
- a CDS encoding RICIN domain-containing protein has product MDYLSNNSKGRYGIIPMDFPEIPQNKELINRLFSCNPFNFPPIESIKTGNVYEIRSRLDLNKCLDVKGNTQTDGTQVIIHTSNNQLNQRWKLADAGDGYFYIHTLTQNATNSVLDVRGNIQTNGTDVIIQKQNNGNNQKWKITKLENGYFNLEPKNAPNSLLDLFEAKTEDGSPVKIFTKSNNDWAEQWALIPIK; this is encoded by the coding sequence TTGGACTATCTTTCTAATAATAGTAAAGGCCGCTATGGCATCATCCCAATGGATTTTCCTGAAATTCCACAAAATAAAGAATTAATCAACCGTCTTTTTTCTTGCAATCCTTTCAATTTTCCTCCCATTGAATCCATTAAGACAGGTAATGTTTATGAAATTAGATCGAGATTAGATTTAAATAAATGTTTAGATGTAAAAGGAAATACTCAAACAGATGGAACACAGGTTATTATTCATACTTCAAATAATCAATTAAATCAACGTTGGAAATTAGCAGATGCAGGTGATGGATATTTCTATATTCATACTCTAACCCAAAATGCAACTAACTCAGTTCTGGATGTAAGAGGAAATATACAGACTAATGGCACAGATGTTATCATACAAAAACAAAACAATGGAAATAATCAAAAATGGAAAATAACGAAACTCGAAAATGGCTATTTCAATTTAGAACCTAAAAATGCCCCTAATTCTTTGCTTGACTTATTTGAAGCAAAAACTGAAGACGGTTCCCCTGTAAAAATTTTTACAAAATCTAATAATGATTGGGCAGAACAATGGGCTTTAATACCAATTAAATAA